A portion of the Lolium rigidum isolate FL_2022 chromosome 1, APGP_CSIRO_Lrig_0.1, whole genome shotgun sequence genome contains these proteins:
- the LOC124684392 gene encoding uncharacterized protein LOC124684392 isoform X1 has product MGMEHLMSVVNPSSGYALQRGPDRHDDGPMEEMKELQRQRRETKMETCQSTESRSGAIRCPIPCKSSRPYRECDFKTSQDLSDFIVGKASPPYFMGSPPVRASNPLVHDTHFCSWKVQNVDQSPGIPIPTKSCSVDYWARGGSVTKS; this is encoded by the exons ATGGGTATGGAGCATTTGATGAGtgtggtgaatccttcatcag GTTATGCCTTACAAAGAGGTCCCGACCGTCATGATGATGGACCAATGGAGGAAATGAAAGAGCTACAAAGGCAGAGAAGAGAAACAAAGATGGAAACGTGCCAAAGTACAGAAAGCAGGAGTGGAGCGATCAGATGTCCAATACCATGCAAAAGCAGCAG GCCGTACAGGGAGTGTGATTTCAAAACTTCGCAAGATCTCTCTGATTTCATTGTGGGCAAG GCTTCTCCTCCATACTTTATGGGATCTCCGCCAGTTCGTGCAAGCAATCCCCTTGTCCATGATACACACTTCTGTTCTTGGAAAGTACAAAATGTCGATCAATCACCTGGCATTCCTATACCAACCAAGAGTTGCAGTGTTGACTATTGGGCGAGAGGAGGATCTGTTACAAAGTCTTGA
- the LOC124684392 gene encoding uncharacterized protein LOC124684392 isoform X2 — translation MGMEHLMSVVNPSSGYALQRGPDRHDDGPMEEMKELQRQRRETKMETCQSTESRSGAIRCPIPCKSSRPYRECDFKTSQDLSDFIVGKVVFGVKS, via the exons ATGGGTATGGAGCATTTGATGAGtgtggtgaatccttcatcag GTTATGCCTTACAAAGAGGTCCCGACCGTCATGATGATGGACCAATGGAGGAAATGAAAGAGCTACAAAGGCAGAGAAGAGAAACAAAGATGGAAACGTGCCAAAGTACAGAAAGCAGGAGTGGAGCGATCAGATGTCCAATACCATGCAAAAGCAGCAG GCCGTACAGGGAGTGTGATTTCAAAACTTCGCAAGATCTCTCTGATTTCATTGTGGGCAAG gTTGTGTTTGGAGTAAAATCTTAA